A single Drosophila miranda strain MSH22 chromosome Y unlocalized genomic scaffold, D.miranda_PacBio2.1 Contig_Y14_pilon, whole genome shotgun sequence DNA region contains:
- the LOC117189300 gene encoding Na(+)/H(+) exchange regulatory cofactor NHE-RF1-like: MSTPTTPKTPTPPTLPPGLTKTCHIVKRPDFDGYGFNLHSETVKPGQFIGKVDAKSPAESAGLKEGDRILEVNGVSIGSETHKQVVARIKAIANEVRLLLIDVDGKPINVSPPSPSALSNCSEPTNGNGNLSTPPPPSAAVASMNSNGNVYSSSNGNTNGLDSPTASPTPTAMTARQTTAPMTAAAGAAGNRAGSLNLPLTVAEMRAKLASKKKYDPKNESVDLKKKFEIIQKL; this comes from the coding sequence ATGTCGACACCAACAACACCGAAGACACCCACACCACCCACATTGCCGCCGGGTTTGACCAAGACCTGTCACATAGTGAAGCGACCCGATTTCGATGGCTATGGCTTCAACCTGCACTCGGAGACGGTGAAGCCGGGACAGTTTATCGGAAAGGTGGACGCCAAGTCGCCGGCAGAGTCTGCTGGCCTCAAGGAGGGCGATCGCATCCTGGAGGTGAACGGTGTCTCCATTGGCAGCGAGACACACAAGCAGGTGGTGGCCCGGATCAAGGCGATTGCCAACGAGGTGCGCCTCCTGCTGATCGATGTGGATGGCAAGCCCATAAATGTGTCGCCGCCCTCGCCATCGGCCCTTTCCAATTGCAGTGAACCAAcgaatggcaatggcaatctGAGCACGCCGCCGCCACCATCGGCCGCGGTGGCCTCCATGAACAGCAACGGCAATGTGTACAGCAGTTCCAATGGCAACACAAATGGCTTGGACTCGCCCACAGCCTCGCCCACACCCACAGCCATGACAGCGCGCCAGACAACAGCTCCTATGACGGCGGCTGCGGGAGCGGCAGGAAACCGGGCGGGCAGCCTGAACCTCCCACTGACGGTGGCCGAGATGCGGGCCAAGCTTGCCTCCAAGAAGAAGTACGATCCGAAGAACGAGAGCGTCGACCTCAAGAAGAAGTTCGAGATCATCCAGAAGCTCTGA